GTGCCGGGCGGTGGCCTGATCGATGCTGGGGTGACCGCCGTTGATACCTTCATGAATGCCGAAACCCAGGACGAAAAAGCCGAGGGTTACGGCAGCGCGGCCGGTGGACTGGCCGGGACCATGGCCGGGATGGCTGCCGGGGCCGCGATTGGCTCGGTGGTACCGGTGATCGGTACCGCCATTGGTGGCGCCGTAGGGGCGCTACTCGGTGGCCTGGGTGGCGACAGCTTGGGTGGCATGCTGGGCAAGGCGTGGTTCGGTAGTGATGACAAGGACACGGCGGTGGCCAAGGCGGACGAACCTGACAAAGCCGCCAAGCCAGCGGTGCCCGGGGATGCTGTGCGTGCCATTGCCGCGACGGCGCCATCGCCTGCCGTGCCGGTCAAGGCTGCAGAACCGATCACGAAAGCGCCGGCCAACGCGCCGGGGGATGTTGTCCGCTCGATGGCCGTGGCGCCTCCGGCACCGGCAGCGGTGCAGGCCATCGCCAAAGCGGCGGAGCCAGCCAAGCCGGTGCAGCCGCAGGTGGACCAGCAGTTCACCTGGTCGCCGAGCTTCTCGGTCACGGTGCAAGGCGATGTGAAGGACGCGAACCAATTGGCCCGCGACCTGGCCCCCCATTTGCGGCCGCAGTTCGAGGAGTTTGCCCGTCAAGTTATGGGGCGACAGCTGTTCGACGCTCCCCACGTATAAGGAGGTGCCATGCCTTACATGGAACAAATGCAGTCCGGGCTGAAGTCCCTGGTCGCGGCGGGAGAAGCGGGCCGCCGCAATCTCGATGGCATGCTGGGCCCGCTCAACGGTGCGATCAGCGACATGACCGGTGCGGCGTCAGAGCTGGAAAACATCCCGTTCATCGGTCCCGCTCTGGGCGAGAAGCTGCAGCGCACCATGCGCGGTATCAACGCGGCCCAGTCAAAGGTCGGTGAGGTCGCGGCCAAGTACGGCCAAGCCACAGCGGCGGCCGCCCAGATCCAGGAGCGGATCGGCACCCTCAAAGAGCAGGCGTCCAAGGCCGGAGCGGAGATCAACCGGCTGGCCGGAAAGGTCAGTCCGTCTCTGGGCAACATCATGCCCACGGGCGCGCTGGCCCCGTCGACCACCCCGGCGGCCGAGGCGGTGAAACCCTTCCCGCACCTGCTGATCCTGCAGCCCCTACAGGCCAATGCGCAGCCGTACTTCTTCAACCTCGACACTGCCGCGTTCGATGAGTTACGGCGGCAGACCGCGTTCCGATGGGCGGGGCAGGAACGCCTGAGCCGTAGCATTGCCCAGCAGGCCATCGGCCAGGGGGAAGACAAGCTCAGCCTCAAGGGCGCGATCTTCCCAGGGCACAAGGGTGGCCTCAAACAGCTCGACACCTTGCGCAGTATCGGTCGGCGCCTGCAGCCGCTGAGCCTGACCACAGGGTACGGCGAAGTGCTGGGTAACTGGTGCCTGCTTAGCCTAGACGAAGAGCAGAGCAACCTGCTGGCAGGCGGGATCCCGCGTAAACAAACCTTCAGCCTGGAGTTCGTGAGCTATGGCGATGACATGCAGAACGTCTGACGGGGATCTGCTCGACACCCTCTGTCAGTACCACTACGGCCACCTCAATGGCGCAGTCGAGGCGGTGCTCAATGCCAACCAGGGGTTAGCCGACGAACCGCAACCCTACCGTGCGGGGGTGCTGATCGTGCTGCCGGATCTGCCGACCTCGACCGAGGCACTGATGCGGCTCTGGGATTGATCGCCGTCACCTGGTCACCAACGAAGCCCCGCCTTGTGCGGGGTTTTGCATTTCTGGAGAGCAATCCATGCAACCCGTTTTCCGCCTTGTCGCTGACGGCAAGGACATTACCGCGCTGATCAACGACCGGCTGCTGACGTTGCGCACCTCGGACAAGCCCGGCATGGAGTCGGATGAGTTCGAGCTGCGCATCGATGACCGCGATCAGGGCGTGGCGCTGCCTTCGCGGGGCGCACATATCGAGGTGTTCCTCGGCTATGCAGGTCAGCCTCTGGCCCGCTTGGGCCGCTACACCGTGGATGAGGTCGAGTTGTCCGGCCCGCCCGATTCCTTGGTCATACGCGGCAAGGCCAGCGACATGCGCGGGAGCGGCAAGACCACACGCAGTGGCAGTTGGGAAGACGTGCCGCTGCAACAGATTGTTCGTGACGTGGCGGCACGCAACGGCTGGCAGCCGGTCTGCCCGGTGACCACCAAGGTGCCCCGCGTCGACCAGTTCAACGAGTCGGACTTCAACTTCATCACCCGCCTGGCCAAGCAGTACGACTGCACCGCCAAGGTCGGCGACGGCAAGTTGCTGGTGTTGCCGCGACAGGCCGGGCAAAGCGCGAGCGGCAAGGCCCTGGGCACGGTCACCATCACCCGTCATGACGTCAGCCGCTACCAGTTCCGCCTGGGGGACAAGTCGACCCAGAAGGCGGTGCAAGCCAAGCACCAGGACAAGAAGAGCGGGGCGCTGAGGGTGGTCGAGCTTGGCAACGACGAGGCACCGGACGGCCTGCCGCCGGTGCATACCGATCGACATATCTACCCGAACAAGAGCGCCGCCGAGCAAGCCGCCAAGGCCCGGTTGGCCGCGTTCAACCGCAGCACTGCCGGGGTGCGACTGGAGATGCCCGGGCGAACCGACCTGTTTGCCGAACGGATGATCAGCGCCCAGGGCTTCAAGGTCGGTCTCGACGGTGAGTACTTGGTGGACTCGGTGGAGCAGGTGTTCACCCAGTCCGGGTGGAGCACCACGGTCGAGTGCAACGGTGGCAAGAAGGGCAAGGCCAAGGCCAAAGGCAAGAAAAAGAAACAAACCAAACCACTGAAAGTGGTCGAGCTGTCCCCATCGGCCTGACGTGGCCATCACTGGAGAAACATCGATGTCTATCACCGCGCAGCAGCTACTGCAGATCCTCCCCAACGCCGGCAAACAAGCCGGCGTTTTTGTTCCTGGCCTCAATGCCACCATGGGCAAGTACGCCATCATCACCCGCCTGCGCATGGCCGCGTTCATTGCCCAGATTGGCCATGAGTCTGGCCAGCTGCGCTATGTCCGTGAGCTGGGTGGTGACACCTACCTGGCGAAGTACGACACCGGCAGGCTGGCCCAGCGCCTGGGCAACACGCCAGAGGCTGACGGCGACGGCCAGAAGTATCGCGGCCGTGGGCTGATTCAGGTCACCGGGCGTGCCAACTACCAGGCCTGCAGCGAAGCCCTGTTTGGCGACAGCCGATTGCTCAACACCCCGGAGCTGCTTGAGCAGCCGGTCTATGCCGCGATGTCGGCGGGCTGGTTCTGGCAGCGGTCGGGGCTCAACTCCTTGGCCGACAAGGGCGACTTCCTCGCCATCACCAAGAAAATCAACGGCGGTACCAACGGCCTGGCGGATCGCGAAGAGCTGTATGAGCGTGCTTTGAAGGTGCTGCAGTGAAGGGCCTGAATTGGCAACTGCTGGCCCTGGCGCTGCTGCTGGGGCTTGCCCTGGGCGGCGGTGCTACCTGGGTCTGGCAGGCAAACAGCTACGAGAAGGCGCTGGCCCTGCAGAACACTGACCATCAGAGGGAGCGAGAAGACGCCGTGATCGCCGCGATCGATCGGCTCGGCCAGGAACAAACTCAGCGCCGGGCGCTGGAGGATCGCCTGCAGGCGAGTGATCAAACCCATTACCAGGAACTGCTCGATGCCCAACACACTCAAGCTCGCTTGCGTGACCGCCTTGCTACTGCTGATCTGCGGTTGTCAGTCCTACTCGACGCCACCGCCCAGGGTGGTGACTGTGGGGTGCCAGCCACCGCCAGCGGCGCCGGCATGGTTCATGGAGCCATTCGAGCCAACCTTGACCCAAGACATGCTCAACGAATTATCAGCATCACCGACCGAGGCGACAAAGGATTGATCGCCCTCAAGGCCTGTCAGGCCTACGTGCGCGCTATCACGCGCTGAAGTGAAAAGGAGCGGGCCAGGAGGATGCGTCAACATCCAGCTGGCCCACCGAACCCGCAGACCCTTCCTGCAAGTCCAGCCGAGGCTCCTGCTCCGTGCACAAAGCGCGGCGAGCCTAACACCTGTTTATCCATACAGTAAAGACTTGCTATCAAATGACGACTCCTATCATTCCCTGGATGGGCGGCAAACGCCGCCTAGCCGACCGCCTTATCCCACTCTTTCCCCCTCACGAATGCTACGTCGAGGTCTTCGCCGGTGGTGCTGCGCTGTTCTTCATGCGCCCGCAGCCCGCCCCGGTGGAGGTGCTCAACGACCTTAACGGCGACCTGGTGACGCTCTACCGGGTGGTGCAGAACCACCTGGAAGAGTTCGTCCGCCAGTTCAAATGGGCCCTCAGCTCGCGTCAGATTTTCGAATGGCAGAAGATGACCCGACCCGAAACCCTCACTGATATCCAGCGTGCAGCCCGGTTCTTCTACCTGCAGCAGCATGCCTTTGGCGGCAAGGTCACGGGCCAGACATTCGGTACCGCGACAACCGGTCCGGCCATCAACCTGCTGCGCATCGAAGAGAACCTGTCGGCCGCGTGGCAGCGGCTGGCCGGAACCTACGTGGAGAACCTCTCCTGGCTGGAATGCGCCGAGCGCTACGATCGAGCCCACACCTTCCACTACATGGATCCGCCGTACTGGCAGACTGCCGGTTACGGAGTCGACTTTCCTTTCGACAACTACGAGCGGATGGCTGAGTTCATGCGGTGCTGCAAGGGCAAGGTCATGGTCAGCATCAATGACCACCCGGACATCCGACGTGCGTTCGAGGGCTTTCACTTCGAAACGCTGGATATCCGGTACACCACGGCCAACCAGCGGCAAGGCAAAGCCGAGGTGACCGGTGAACTGGTAATCATGAATTGGATGCCCTCTGCACTTGGCGGCCTGTTCTAACCAATCACCATCATCCGGATCAATCGGATGAGTTCGATTGCCAAGATCAAAATGAGTTGAAAGGTCATATAATTCTCCGGGATGAGTTTGGCCGTCCGGCGCGTTATTGGGCGTCGGCTATGGTTTTCTTTAAATGGCTTGGCGATTAAATATAAGTTTGGGTCGGGCTGTCAATGCTCTTCAGGAAACTTTCTGAATGCGGTCCGCTAAGCCGCAGCCCGCCGTTGTCAAGGGGTGGCGTCAGGGGAAGTATCTAGTCTTCTTAAGTTAAGTAGGCTGGTTGGCCTAAGTAGGCTGTGTAGGTTTCTTGATTTAAAAATTCTCTGGATATCTTCTGATATCAATTGTTATTACTAAATATCGTTAGGTATCTAGAGGGTATCTATTAAGTATCCAAAGGTTATTTTTTAGATGTCCTTTGGATATCCATGGTGGAGGTGAGCTTGAGTTTATGTGTCAGCGGCTATTCTCGACCTGCGGGGTAATCAAGTCTGTACCTTGGTTTCGAACGTTTCCTACGGAGACGCCAACCCGAAACCACTCGAATGCCTCTGAGGGCTCGCCTAGATTCAGGGCCATTTGCTCTGCCTGTTCTTTGGATGTAGTCGGAGCAAGCCACTCCCTGGCCAGATCCGGTGCTAGGACTACAGGACGGCGGTCGTGTACGTCGACCATACCGCCGACGCTATCGGCAGTGATGATCACGAAGCCATCATGCTCATTTGGCTCGGCACTGAACTGGCCAATACCTGCGCACAGGGAAGGGCGGCCATCCTTTCTTCTTATCAGGTATGGCTGCTTTTTGGGGCTACCTTCATCGACCCACTCGAACCAGTTGTCGATCGGCACAATTGCGCGGTGCGGCCAGATCGGTCGGAAGAAGGGGCCGTGGGCTACCTTCTCCACCCGAGCATTGATCGGAGCTGCGCGATCCTTTGCCCAGTGCGGGCGCCAACCCCAGCGCACCAGGTCGGCATGAAGCACACCATCATCCAGCCGCAGCAAAGCAACGCGGGTGGTTGGGGCAACATTGTATCGACCGAGTGGCTGCTCGCCGACGGAGTTGGCCAGCGGGTTGCTCATGCTCAAGGCGTCTACGAAGTCATGAATGCCACGGTACTGGCTCAGTCTTC
This portion of the Pseudomonas sp. SORT22 genome encodes:
- a CDS encoding phage tail protein encodes the protein MPYMEQMQSGLKSLVAAGEAGRRNLDGMLGPLNGAISDMTGAASELENIPFIGPALGEKLQRTMRGINAAQSKVGEVAAKYGQATAAAAQIQERIGTLKEQASKAGAEINRLAGKVSPSLGNIMPTGALAPSTTPAAEAVKPFPHLLILQPLQANAQPYFFNLDTAAFDELRRQTAFRWAGQERLSRSIAQQAIGQGEDKLSLKGAIFPGHKGGLKQLDTLRSIGRRLQPLSLTTGYGEVLGNWCLLSLDEEQSNLLAGGIPRKQTFSLEFVSYGDDMQNV
- a CDS encoding tail protein X; its protein translation is MAMTCRTSDGDLLDTLCQYHYGHLNGAVEAVLNANQGLADEPQPYRAGVLIVLPDLPTSTEALMRLWD
- a CDS encoding contractile injection system protein, VgrG/Pvc8 family yields the protein MQPVFRLVADGKDITALINDRLLTLRTSDKPGMESDEFELRIDDRDQGVALPSRGAHIEVFLGYAGQPLARLGRYTVDEVELSGPPDSLVIRGKASDMRGSGKTTRSGSWEDVPLQQIVRDVAARNGWQPVCPVTTKVPRVDQFNESDFNFITRLAKQYDCTAKVGDGKLLVLPRQAGQSASGKALGTVTITRHDVSRYQFRLGDKSTQKAVQAKHQDKKSGALRVVELGNDEAPDGLPPVHTDRHIYPNKSAAEQAAKARLAAFNRSTAGVRLEMPGRTDLFAERMISAQGFKVGLDGEYLVDSVEQVFTQSGWSTTVECNGGKKGKAKAKGKKKKQTKPLKVVELSPSA
- a CDS encoding glycoside hydrolase family 19 protein codes for the protein MSITAQQLLQILPNAGKQAGVFVPGLNATMGKYAIITRLRMAAFIAQIGHESGQLRYVRELGGDTYLAKYDTGRLAQRLGNTPEADGDGQKYRGRGLIQVTGRANYQACSEALFGDSRLLNTPELLEQPVYAAMSAGWFWQRSGLNSLADKGDFLAITKKINGGTNGLADREELYERALKVLQ
- a CDS encoding lysis system i-spanin subunit Rz — encoded protein: MKGLNWQLLALALLLGLALGGGATWVWQANSYEKALALQNTDHQREREDAVIAAIDRLGQEQTQRRALEDRLQASDQTHYQELLDAQHTQARLRDRLATADLRLSVLLDATAQGGDCGVPATASGAGMVHGAIRANLDPRHAQRIISITDRGDKGLIALKACQAYVRAITR
- a CDS encoding DNA adenine methylase, with the protein product MTTPIIPWMGGKRRLADRLIPLFPPHECYVEVFAGGAALFFMRPQPAPVEVLNDLNGDLVTLYRVVQNHLEEFVRQFKWALSSRQIFEWQKMTRPETLTDIQRAARFFYLQQHAFGGKVTGQTFGTATTGPAINLLRIEENLSAAWQRLAGTYVENLSWLECAERYDRAHTFHYMDPPYWQTAGYGVDFPFDNYERMAEFMRCCKGKVMVSINDHPDIRRAFEGFHFETLDIRYTTANQRQGKAEVTGELVIMNWMPSALGGLF
- a CDS encoding SOS response-associated peptidase family protein; the protein is MCGRLSQYRGIHDFVDALSMSNPLANSVGEQPLGRYNVAPTTRVALLRLDDGVLHADLVRWGWRPHWAKDRAAPINARVEKVAHGPFFRPIWPHRAIVPIDNWFEWVDEGSPKKQPYLIRRKDGRPSLCAGIGQFSAEPNEHDGFVIITADSVGGMVDVHDRRPVVLAPDLAREWLAPTTSKEQAEQMALNLGEPSEAFEWFRVGVSVGNVRNQGTDLITPQVENSR